One Mycolicibacterium sp. TUM20985 genomic window, CCTACACAGGGCGGCCACCAGGGCGGTCTTGCCGGAGCCCACCGGGCCACCGATGCCGATGCGCAGCGGCTCCCCCGGCTGGCGGGCCCGGCGCGGACGTTGGAGGTGATCGTGGGGATCACCGTCGAGCAAATGTGGTGGCATGGTGCACCTTTCAGGAGACGAACAAGGGTCGGTCGCGCTCGACGTGCTTTTGGGCGAGTGCGTCCAGCAGGGGGTCGGACAGGTCGGCGAGCTCCTTGGCGGCCTCGGCGGCGGTCTGATCGCACAGGTCGGACAACTCGAAGGTCAGCGCCGCGACGTCACCGGGGTCGAGCGCCAGCAGGCGTTGCGCGGCGGTGGCCGACCCCGTCATCGTCGTGTAGACCACCGAGAGAGCCGTCTGTTCCGGGAGCAGGCCGCTGGCCGCGCCCGCCGCGCCCGCCGCGACCCCGAAGTGAGGTTTGACGCCCACACGCTCCCAGTCGTCGTCCGGCCACACCTTGCGGGCCAGCCGAACGAGGCCCCGGCCCTGCGCCCGTGACGCACTGCGGGCGGCGGGAGCCGGTGTGCGGGCGTCGGTCTCGAGGTCGGCCTCACCGAGGGTCACGGTGCCCGCGTGTACGGCAGCGGCAATCGACGCCGTGACCAGCCCGGTGGTGCGGATGCGGCGCCGCAGATACGCCCGCAACGTCGGCAGGTCACCCATCAGCCCACTGGTCACGGCCTCCTCGACACCGCCGGAGTGG contains:
- a CDS encoding urease accessory protein UreF, with the protein product MSNLTTLLILADSRLPTGGHVHSGGVEEAVTSGLMGDLPTLRAYLRRRIRTTGLVTASIAAAVHAGTVTLGEADLETDARTPAPAARSASRAQGRGLVRLARKVWPDDDWERVGVKPHFGVAAGAAGAASGLLPEQTALSVVYTTMTGSATAAQRLLALDPGDVAALTFELSDLCDQTAAEAAKELADLSDPLLDALAQKHVERDRPLFVS